Proteins from a genomic interval of Watersipora subatra chromosome 10, tzWatSuba1.1, whole genome shotgun sequence:
- the LOC137406172 gene encoding uncharacterized protein — protein MAGTQVPMDEGMHGFVAEPLVRMEDNEVVNVYVPRPVEEWCGCGRCQAWPKEDMNICCRNHPIWDTQRSGGPEISCITSCPNIGELMMYAPLRNMWHNYCTYHVPQRPDAELLQVGPNLTQEQITRLINEQKRLCAYRSLIFWAYPSLKRGERKPLPACIYAYVRALFPSTDDEEI, from the exons ATGGCAGGAACCCAAGTACCCATGGATGAAGGTATGCATGGTTTTGTGGCTGAACCTCTTGTTAGGATGGAAGATAACGAGGTTGTGAAC GTTTATGTACCAAGACCTGTTGAGGAATGGTGTGGCTGTGGGAGATGCCAGGCTTGGCCTAAAGAAGACATGAACATCTGCTGCAGGAATCATCCTATATGGGACACGCAAAGAAGTGGAGGGCCAGAGATTTCCTGCATTACATCATGCCCCAACATTGGCGAACTTATGATGTATGCCCCCTTAAGAAACATGTGGCACAACTACTGTACATACCATG TACCACAAAGACCAGATGCTGAATTGCTTCAAGTGGGCCCAAACCTAACCCAAGAACAGATTACCAGACTAATTAATGAACAAAAAAGACTGTGCGCTTACAGGTCGTTAATATTTTGGGCATACCCAAGTTTGAAACGAGGTGAAAGAAAGCCACTACCTGCCTGCATATATGCTTATGTCAGAGCACTGTTTCCTAGTACAGACGACGAAGAAATTTAG